The following proteins are encoded in a genomic region of Catellatospora sp. TT07R-123:
- a CDS encoding diacylglycerol kinase, whose translation MADEVVVLRNPGAGKGRHRGSLPSVLERLAAAGRPVRVLEAGSAAEAEAACRQAVAEGAGALVAIGGDGTVHLAQQAVAGTGVPLGVIPAGTGNDFATSAGLPVDLFAAADAVAAALRDGRTRSLDLARLTTPDGQTRWFGAVLAAGFDAIVNERGNRMRWPRGPIRYDIAVLLELARLRARRYTVTVDGESRELDAVLLAVGNTSRYGGGMRICPDADPTDGLLDMVWAEPVSRATLVRIKPRVYSGTHITHPKVRSLRARSITLATDDIVCYADGERICPLPVTIEAVPGAVTLLA comes from the coding sequence ATGGCCGACGAGGTAGTGGTACTGCGCAACCCCGGTGCCGGCAAAGGCCGGCACCGGGGTTCGCTGCCTTCGGTGCTGGAGCGCCTGGCCGCGGCCGGGCGCCCGGTGCGGGTGCTGGAGGCGGGCAGCGCCGCCGAGGCCGAGGCGGCATGCCGCCAGGCGGTGGCCGAAGGGGCCGGCGCGCTGGTCGCGATCGGCGGCGACGGCACCGTGCACCTGGCCCAGCAGGCGGTGGCCGGCACCGGGGTGCCGCTGGGCGTGATCCCGGCCGGGACCGGCAACGACTTCGCCACCAGCGCGGGCCTGCCCGTCGACCTGTTCGCCGCCGCCGACGCGGTCGCCGCGGCGCTGCGCGACGGCCGCACCCGGTCCCTGGACCTGGCCCGGCTCACCACCCCGGACGGGCAGACCCGCTGGTTCGGCGCGGTGCTCGCGGCCGGGTTCGACGCGATCGTCAACGAGCGCGGCAACCGGATGCGCTGGCCGCGCGGCCCCATCCGGTACGACATCGCCGTGCTGCTGGAGCTGGCCCGCCTGCGCGCCCGCCGCTACACCGTCACGGTGGACGGCGAGTCCCGCGAGCTCGACGCGGTGCTGCTCGCGGTCGGCAACACCTCGCGCTACGGCGGCGGCATGCGCATCTGCCCCGACGCCGACCCCACCGACGGGCTGCTGGACATGGTCTGGGCCGAGCCGGTGTCGCGGGCCACGCTGGTGCGGATCAAGCCGCGGGTCTACTCCGGCACCCACATCACCCACCCGAAGGTGCGCTCGCTGCGGGCCCGGAGCATCACCCTGGCCACCGACGACATCGTCTGCTACGCCGACGGGGAGCGGATCTGCCCGCTGCCGGTCACCATCGAGGCGGTGCCCGGCGCGGTCACCCTGCTGGCTTGA
- the tatC gene encoding twin-arginine translocase subunit TatC, giving the protein MTLIEHIRELRNRLFKACLGIVVGLAVGIYFAEPIQNFINSPYCDFKLHQLGPGQLCQFNSTSPVDPFLLQLKIGLYAGLIIAAPIWLYQLWAFVAPGLHRHERKYTYMFTAIAVPLFAAGAFLAFFVVSKTLVFFLGMSPEYQINVDLTGYFEFVTGVMMLFGFGFEFPLVLLMLNVAGVLTGKRMLGWWRVAIFLMFLFAAVVTPTPDPFGMTALAGAMAILYFIVVGISMLNDKRRQRGRAKYLDVDDDETSSLDDYDTDSITPGERVEAVAPVTSAESLERRYDDMT; this is encoded by the coding sequence ATGACTCTCATCGAGCACATCCGCGAGCTGCGCAACCGGCTGTTCAAAGCCTGTCTGGGCATCGTCGTGGGTCTGGCGGTCGGCATCTACTTCGCCGAGCCGATCCAGAATTTCATCAACTCGCCCTACTGCGACTTCAAGCTGCACCAGCTCGGTCCGGGGCAGCTGTGCCAGTTCAACTCGACGTCGCCCGTGGATCCGTTCCTGCTCCAGCTCAAGATCGGGCTGTACGCGGGCCTGATCATCGCGGCGCCGATCTGGCTGTACCAGCTGTGGGCCTTCGTGGCCCCGGGCCTGCACCGGCACGAGCGCAAGTACACCTACATGTTCACGGCGATCGCCGTGCCGCTGTTCGCCGCGGGCGCCTTCCTGGCGTTCTTCGTCGTCAGCAAGACGCTGGTGTTCTTCCTCGGCATGTCCCCGGAATACCAGATCAACGTCGACCTGACGGGCTACTTCGAGTTCGTCACCGGCGTCATGATGCTGTTCGGGTTCGGGTTCGAGTTCCCGCTCGTGCTGCTGATGCTCAACGTCGCGGGCGTGCTCACCGGCAAGCGGATGCTCGGCTGGTGGCGCGTGGCGATCTTCCTGATGTTCCTGTTCGCCGCGGTCGTCACCCCGACGCCCGACCCGTTCGGCATGACCGCGCTGGCCGGCGCCATGGCGATCCTGTACTTCATCGTCGTGGGCATCTCGATGCTCAACGACAAGCGGCGTCAGCGCGGCCGGGCCAAGTACCTGGACGTCGACGACGACGAGACGTCTTCACTGGACGACTACGACACCGATAGCATCACCCCCGGCGAGCGGGTCGAGGCCGTCGCGCCGGTGACCTCTGCGGAGTCGCTGGAGCGTCGCTACGACGACATGACCTGA
- the tatA gene encoding Sec-independent protein translocase subunit TatA has product MFSGALKGWHILLVVAVLVLLFGSKKLPDAARSLGRSMRILKAETKALTEEGKEGQAATADKADAQVTSQQPIADGKPSAAPIVDPVQRQS; this is encoded by the coding sequence ATGTTCAGCGGCGCGCTCAAGGGTTGGCACATCCTCCTCGTGGTGGCAGTCCTGGTCCTTCTGTTCGGTTCCAAGAAGCTGCCCGACGCGGCCCGTTCGCTCGGCCGCTCGATGCGCATCCTCAAGGCCGAGACCAAGGCGCTGACCGAGGAAGGCAAGGAAGGCCAGGCCGCGACAGCTGACAAGGCCGACGCCCAGGTCACCTCGCAGCAGCCGATCGCGGACGGCAAGCCCTCCGCGGCGCCGATCGTGGATCCGGTCCAGCGGCAGAGCTGA
- a CDS encoding YafY family protein produces the protein MTSPKTSADRLARLLNLVPYLLARPGIELTEAAADLGVSEKQLREDLELLWVCGLPGYGPGDLIDMSFDGDRVTITYDAGIDRPLRLTPDEATALVVALRMLAETPGVADRDAINRALAKIEQAAGEHDAPVAVRLPGNEDRLAELRAAVERGRALRLSYYSAARDVSSERVVDPMRLLSVSGRTYLEAWCRVAEGVRLFRADRIDVLTELDELAAPPPQAQANDIAEGVFQPDPQAPTMTLRVGRGGRWITEYYPCESVVEVSPQEWLVSLRVNDLDWARRLVLGLGPQVEVVAPESVAQAVRDSAAQALAAYA, from the coding sequence ATGACCAGTCCTAAGACCTCGGCCGACCGGCTGGCGCGGCTGCTGAACCTGGTGCCGTACCTGCTGGCGCGGCCGGGGATCGAGCTGACCGAGGCCGCCGCCGACCTGGGTGTGAGCGAGAAGCAGCTGCGGGAGGACCTGGAGCTGCTGTGGGTCTGCGGGCTGCCCGGCTACGGGCCCGGCGACCTGATCGACATGTCGTTCGACGGCGACCGGGTGACCATCACGTACGACGCGGGCATCGACCGGCCGCTGCGGCTCACCCCCGACGAGGCGACCGCGCTGGTCGTGGCGCTGCGGATGCTGGCCGAGACGCCGGGCGTGGCCGACCGCGACGCGATCAACCGGGCGCTGGCCAAGATCGAGCAGGCGGCGGGCGAGCACGACGCCCCGGTGGCGGTGCGCCTGCCCGGCAACGAGGACCGGCTCGCCGAACTGCGTGCCGCCGTCGAGCGGGGCCGCGCGCTGCGGCTGAGCTACTACTCGGCGGCGCGGGACGTCTCCAGCGAGCGCGTGGTCGACCCGATGCGGCTGCTGTCGGTGTCGGGGCGCACGTACCTGGAGGCGTGGTGCCGGGTGGCCGAGGGCGTGCGCCTGTTCCGGGCCGACCGCATCGACGTGCTGACCGAGCTGGACGAGCTGGCCGCGCCGCCGCCGCAGGCGCAGGCCAACGACATCGCCGAGGGCGTGTTCCAGCCGGACCCGCAGGCGCCCACGATGACGCTGCGCGTCGGCCGGGGCGGCCGCTGGATCACCGAGTACTACCCGTGCGAGTCCGTGGTCGAGGTGTCGCCGCAGGAGTGGCTGGTGTCACTGCGGGTCAACGACCTGGACTGGGCTCGCCGCCTGGTGCTCGGGCTCGGCCCGCAGGTCGAGGTCGTCGCCCCGGAGAGCGTGGCCCAGGCGGTCCGCGACAGCGCCGCGCAGGCGCTCGCGGCGTACGCGTAG
- a CDS encoding YafY family protein yields the protein MSRSRTERLVNLVICLLSTRRFLTAAQIAATVPGYEHDADDAREHEAFQRKFERDKAELRALGVPLETGTASVFDTEPGYRIAHRDYALPAIPLTPDEAAAVGVAARLWRHAGLAAAATSGLAKLRAGGVDVDPHATLGVEPVVAVDAAFEPLTAAARARREVSFPYRVPEDDASTARRLQPWGVVCWRGRWYVVGHDIDRAAPRCFRLSRIVGPVRAVGDEQAFTPPADLDLISYVARWSGPVERNRTTRVLVAPGRAAGVRRWAANCTPTPEGDVLELRYADPDSFAAWLVGYGADVKVLEPAEVREATIARLREIAGVAAPQELVEAVR from the coding sequence GTGTCGCGCAGTCGAACTGAACGCCTGGTCAACCTCGTGATCTGTCTGCTGTCCACGCGCCGCTTCCTGACCGCGGCGCAGATCGCCGCGACCGTGCCCGGATACGAGCACGACGCCGACGACGCCCGTGAGCACGAGGCGTTCCAGCGGAAGTTCGAGCGGGACAAAGCGGAACTGCGCGCCCTGGGCGTGCCGCTGGAGACCGGCACCGCCAGTGTCTTCGACACCGAGCCCGGCTACCGCATCGCCCACCGCGACTACGCGCTGCCGGCGATCCCGCTCACCCCCGACGAGGCCGCCGCCGTGGGCGTGGCCGCGCGGCTGTGGCGGCACGCGGGCCTGGCCGCCGCGGCCACCTCGGGCCTGGCCAAGCTGCGCGCGGGCGGCGTCGACGTCGACCCGCACGCGACCCTGGGCGTGGAGCCGGTGGTGGCCGTCGACGCGGCGTTCGAGCCGCTGACCGCCGCCGCGCGGGCCCGCCGCGAGGTGAGCTTCCCCTACCGGGTGCCCGAGGACGACGCGTCGACGGCGCGGCGCCTCCAGCCCTGGGGCGTGGTGTGCTGGCGCGGCCGGTGGTATGTGGTGGGCCACGACATCGACCGCGCCGCGCCGCGCTGCTTCCGGCTGTCGCGCATCGTCGGGCCGGTGCGGGCGGTCGGCGACGAGCAGGCGTTCACGCCGCCCGCCGACCTCGACCTGATCAGCTACGTGGCCCGCTGGTCCGGGCCGGTGGAGCGCAACCGCACCACCAGGGTGCTGGTCGCGCCCGGCCGGGCCGCCGGGGTGCGCCGCTGGGCGGCCAACTGCACCCCGACGCCCGAGGGCGACGTGCTGGAGCTGCGCTACGCCGACCCCGACAGCTTCGCCGCCTGGCTGGTCGGCTACGGGGCCGACGTGAAGGTGCTGGAGCCCGCCGAGGTTCGCGAGGCGACCATCGCCCGGCTGCGCGAGATCGCGGGCGTGGCCGCACCGCAGGAGCTGGTGGAGGCGGTGCGATGA
- a CDS encoding DUF3866 family protein, translated as MIRWRRGTVQQVVRGWRGAVELTVVLAARTPDDPATVRALAYPDLVGTPQPGDEVLLNTNALALGLGTGGYALVVAVPDRLPEDTPPRGHIVKARYSPLQTIRLAADEEGSPHRAALVDATDVGGMPVITADLHSALPAILAGIRADAPDARVAYVLTDGGALAAGFSRTLDALQGSLAGTVTAGQAWGGDLEAVNIHSGLLAARHALGADLAVVSQGPGNLGTGTVWGFSGTAVGEAVNAAAVLGGRPVGALRVSDADARERHWGVSHHSITAYGRVALAPADLVLPSGLPAALRERIDADLAPLAGRHRVVTVDSGGLDEALRAVPVKLSTMGRGLDADYAYFLTCAAAGRHAATLL; from the coding sequence GTGATTCGGTGGCGCAGGGGCACGGTGCAGCAGGTCGTACGCGGCTGGCGCGGGGCGGTGGAGCTCACCGTCGTGCTGGCGGCCCGCACCCCCGACGACCCCGCCACGGTACGGGCCCTGGCCTACCCCGACCTCGTCGGCACCCCGCAGCCCGGCGACGAGGTCCTGCTCAACACCAACGCGCTCGCGCTTGGCCTGGGCACCGGGGGGTACGCCCTGGTCGTCGCCGTCCCCGACCGGCTGCCCGAGGACACGCCGCCGCGCGGGCACATCGTCAAGGCCCGTTACAGCCCGCTGCAGACCATCCGGCTGGCCGCCGACGAGGAGGGCTCCCCGCACCGCGCGGCGCTGGTCGACGCCACCGACGTCGGCGGGATGCCCGTGATCACCGCTGACCTGCACTCGGCGCTGCCCGCGATCCTCGCCGGCATCCGCGCCGACGCGCCCGACGCCCGCGTCGCGTACGTGCTCACCGACGGCGGCGCGCTGGCCGCCGGGTTCTCCCGCACCCTCGACGCCCTGCAGGGCAGCCTCGCCGGGACCGTCACCGCCGGGCAGGCCTGGGGCGGCGACCTGGAGGCGGTCAACATCCACAGCGGACTGCTCGCCGCCCGCCACGCCCTGGGCGCCGACCTCGCCGTGGTCAGCCAGGGGCCGGGCAACCTCGGCACCGGCACCGTCTGGGGCTTCTCCGGCACCGCCGTCGGCGAGGCCGTCAACGCCGCCGCGGTGCTGGGCGGGCGGCCCGTCGGCGCGCTGCGCGTCTCCGACGCCGACGCGCGCGAGCGGCACTGGGGGGTCTCGCACCACAGCATCACCGCGTACGGCCGCGTCGCGCTCGCCCCGGCCGACCTGGTGCTGCCCTCGGGGCTGCCTGCCGCGCTGCGCGAGCGGATCGACGCCGACCTGGCCCCGCTGGCGGGGCGGCACCGCGTCGTCACGGTCGACAGCGGCGGGCTCGACGAGGCGCTGCGCGCGGTGCCGGTGAAGCTGTCGACGATGGGCCGGGGCCTGGACGCGGACTACGCGTACTTCCTCACCTGCGCCGCCGCGGGCCGCCACGCCGCCACCCTGCTCTGA
- the pafA gene encoding Pup--protein ligase, whose translation MDRRIFGLETEYGVTCTYRGQRRLSPDEVARYLFRRVVSWGRSSNVFLRNGARLYLDVGSHPEYATPECDSVVDLVAHDRAGERILEGLLVDAEKRLHDEGIAGEIYLFKNNTDSAGNSYGCHENYLVSRHGEFGRLADVLIPFLVTRQLICGAGKVLQTPRGAVYCLSQRAEHIWEGVSSATTRSRPIINTRDEPHADAERYRRLHVIVGDSNMNEVTTLLKVGSADLVLRMIETGVAMPDLALENPIRAIREVSHDITGRRKVRLASGKEASALEIQRIYHEKAVEFVARRAPDPAAQRVVDLWGRVLTAVETGDLASVGREIDWVTKLRLIEAYQRKHDLPLSSPRIAQMDLAYHDLRRGRGLYPLLEKRGKVDRVVTDLRTFEAKETPPQTTRARLRGEFIKHAQEKRRDFTVDWVHLKLNDQAQRTVLCKDPFRAHDERVERLIASM comes from the coding sequence ATGGACCGACGAATCTTCGGGCTAGAGACCGAGTACGGTGTCACCTGCACCTACCGGGGCCAGCGACGGCTGTCCCCGGACGAGGTGGCGCGCTACCTGTTCCGTCGGGTCGTCTCATGGGGACGGTCGAGCAACGTCTTCCTCCGCAACGGCGCCCGCCTCTACCTCGACGTCGGTTCCCATCCCGAATACGCCACGCCCGAGTGCGACTCGGTGGTGGACCTGGTCGCCCACGACCGGGCGGGGGAGCGGATTCTCGAGGGCCTGCTCGTCGACGCCGAGAAGCGGCTGCACGACGAGGGCATTGCGGGCGAGATCTACCTGTTCAAGAACAACACCGACTCGGCCGGCAACTCGTACGGCTGCCACGAGAACTACCTGGTCTCGCGGCACGGCGAGTTCGGCCGCCTGGCCGACGTGCTGATCCCGTTCCTGGTCACCCGGCAGCTGATCTGCGGGGCGGGCAAGGTGCTGCAGACCCCGCGCGGGGCCGTGTACTGCCTGTCGCAGCGCGCCGAGCACATCTGGGAGGGCGTCTCCTCGGCGACGACCCGGTCCCGGCCGATCATCAACACCCGCGACGAGCCGCACGCCGACGCCGAGCGCTACCGGCGCCTGCACGTGATCGTCGGCGACTCCAACATGAACGAGGTGACGACGCTGCTCAAGGTGGGCAGCGCCGACCTGGTGCTGCGCATGATCGAGACCGGTGTGGCCATGCCCGACCTGGCGCTGGAGAACCCGATCCGGGCGATCCGCGAGGTCTCGCACGACATCACCGGCCGCCGCAAGGTGCGCCTGGCCAGCGGCAAGGAGGCCAGCGCGCTGGAGATCCAGCGGATCTACCACGAGAAGGCGGTCGAGTTCGTGGCCCGCCGGGCGCCCGACCCCGCCGCGCAGCGCGTGGTGGACCTGTGGGGGCGGGTGCTGACCGCGGTGGAGACCGGCGATCTGGCCTCGGTGGGCCGGGAGATCGACTGGGTGACGAAGCTGCGGCTGATCGAGGCGTACCAGCGCAAGCACGACCTGCCGCTGTCCAGCCCCCGCATCGCCCAGATGGACCTGGCCTACCACGACCTGCGCCGCGGGCGCGGGCTCTACCCGCTGCTGGAGAAGCGCGGCAAGGTCGACCGGGTGGTGACCGACCTGCGCACGTTCGAGGCGAAGGAGACGCCGCCGCAGACGACCCGGGCCCGGCTGCGCGGGGAGTTCATCAAGCACGCGCAGGAGAAGCGGCGCGACTTCACCGTCGACTGGGTGCACCTGAAGCTGAACGACCAGGCCCAGCGCACCGTCCTGTGCAAGGACCCGTTCCGGGCCCACGACGAGCGCGTCGAGCGCCTCATCGCCAGCATGTGA
- the rfbB gene encoding dTDP-glucose 4,6-dehydratase — protein sequence MKILVTGGAGFIGSQYVRSLLGGEHSGHGDSVTVLDKLTYCGNPANLAPVADSPHLTFVTGDICDADLVDQLVPGHDAVVHLAAETHVDRSVRTAAGFVRTNVLGTQVLLDAALRHGVGRFVHVSTDEVYGSIEHGRWREDQPLAPRSPYSAAKAGSDLLALAYHATHGLDVVVTRCANNYGPYQFPEKIIPLFTTNLLDGLPVPLYGDGTQVREWLHVADHCAAIDLVLRRGRPGAVYHVGGTAELTNRELAGLLLAATGRDADLVRTVADRKGHDRRYALDDTRIREELGYAPRVGFATGLAATVAWYRDNRAWWQPLKGAAALPEPA from the coding sequence ATGAAAATTCTGGTCACCGGCGGCGCCGGGTTCATCGGCTCGCAGTACGTCCGCAGCCTGCTCGGCGGCGAGCACAGCGGTCACGGCGACAGCGTGACCGTGCTCGACAAGCTCACCTACTGCGGCAACCCCGCCAACCTCGCCCCCGTCGCCGACAGCCCGCACCTGACCTTCGTGACCGGCGACATCTGCGACGCCGACCTCGTCGACCAGCTCGTCCCCGGCCACGACGCCGTCGTGCACCTGGCCGCCGAGACGCACGTGGACCGCTCGGTGCGCACCGCCGCCGGGTTCGTGCGCACCAACGTGCTCGGCACCCAGGTGCTGCTCGACGCCGCCCTGCGCCACGGCGTCGGCCGGTTCGTGCACGTCTCCACCGACGAGGTCTACGGCAGCATCGAGCACGGCCGCTGGCGCGAGGACCAGCCGCTGGCACCGCGCTCGCCGTACTCGGCGGCCAAGGCCGGCAGCGACCTGCTCGCCCTGGCCTACCACGCCACCCACGGGCTCGACGTCGTGGTGACCCGCTGCGCCAACAACTACGGGCCGTACCAGTTCCCCGAGAAGATCATCCCGCTGTTCACGACGAACCTGCTCGACGGCCTGCCCGTCCCGCTGTACGGAGACGGCACCCAGGTCCGTGAGTGGCTGCACGTGGCCGACCACTGCGCAGCCATCGACCTCGTGCTGCGGCGCGGGCGGCCCGGCGCCGTCTACCACGTCGGCGGCACCGCCGAACTCACCAACCGCGAGCTGGCCGGGCTGCTGCTGGCCGCCACCGGCCGCGACGCGGACCTGGTCCGCACCGTCGCCGACCGCAAGGGCCACGACCGGCGGTACGCGCTGGACGACACCAGGATCCGCGAGGAGCTCGGGTACGCCCCGCGCGTCGGCTTCGCCACCGGGCTGGCCGCCACCGTCGCCTGGTACCGCGACAACCGGGCCTGGTGGCAGCCGCTGAAGGGCGCCGCCGCCCTGCCCGAGCCCGCCTGA
- the prcB gene encoding proteasome subunit beta produces the protein MAAGIGSPGRLPASFTTPGTSSFTEFLTQVAPELLPGRRPLPAGISADVAPHATTIVAIAGTDGVVMAGDRRATMGNLIASRDIEKVHPADVYSLIGIAGTAGVGIELMRLFQVELQHYEKIEGAMLSLDGKANRLATMIRQNLGAAMQGLAVIPLFAGFDLDAKVPGKAGRIFSFDIAGGLYEEHSGYDAIGSGSLFAKSSLKKRFKPGLTVAQAAPLAIEALFDAADDDTATGGPDVIRKIFPVVMTATAEGTARFTDEETEAMAQAVIAARTEHPVG, from the coding sequence GTGGCAGCGGGTATTGGTTCACCCGGGCGTCTACCGGCTAGTTTCACCACGCCGGGAACGTCGTCGTTCACCGAGTTCCTGACGCAGGTGGCGCCGGAGCTGCTGCCCGGCCGCCGTCCGCTGCCCGCCGGGATCAGCGCGGACGTGGCGCCCCACGCCACCACCATCGTCGCGATCGCCGGCACCGACGGTGTGGTGATGGCCGGCGACCGCCGCGCGACCATGGGCAACCTCATCGCGAGCCGCGACATCGAGAAGGTGCACCCCGCCGACGTGTACTCGCTGATCGGCATCGCCGGCACCGCGGGTGTCGGCATCGAGCTGATGCGCCTGTTCCAGGTGGAGCTCCAGCACTACGAGAAGATCGAGGGCGCGATGCTCTCGCTCGACGGCAAGGCCAACCGCCTGGCCACGATGATCCGCCAGAACCTGGGCGCGGCCATGCAGGGCCTGGCCGTGATCCCGCTGTTCGCCGGGTTCGACCTGGACGCCAAGGTGCCGGGCAAGGCCGGCCGGATCTTCAGCTTCGACATCGCGGGCGGGCTGTACGAGGAGCACTCGGGCTACGACGCGATCGGCTCGGGTTCGCTGTTCGCGAAGTCGTCGCTGAAGAAGCGGTTCAAGCCGGGCCTGACCGTGGCGCAGGCTGCGCCGCTGGCGATCGAGGCGCTGTTCGACGCCGCCGACGACGACACGGCGACCGGCGGCCCCGACGTCATCCGCAAGATCTTCCCCGTGGTGATGACCGCGACGGCCGAGGGCACGGCACGGTTCACCGACGAGGAGACCGAGGCGATGGCCCAGGCCGTCATCGCGGCGCGCACCGAGCACCCGGTCGGCTGA
- a CDS encoding endonuclease VII domain-containing protein: MTDGRKHCPQCGEDKPLEDFPRNKAEESGYATHCKPCHNARGRESKQRLYGGTREYHLRRRYKMGQAEFDAMLAGQGGVCAICGAPGPEHVDHDHPFGNVRGILCFNCNGGLGQFKDDRANLRKAIDYLEETSWQRVLVHPGVYRLVSPRRERRRSPSS; the protein is encoded by the coding sequence GTGACGGACGGTCGGAAACACTGTCCTCAGTGCGGTGAGGACAAGCCGCTTGAGGATTTCCCCCGGAACAAGGCCGAGGAATCGGGCTACGCCACTCACTGCAAGCCGTGTCATAACGCGCGCGGGCGTGAGTCGAAGCAGCGCCTATACGGCGGCACGCGCGAATACCACTTGCGGCGTCGCTACAAGATGGGGCAGGCGGAGTTCGACGCGATGTTGGCGGGGCAGGGCGGGGTGTGTGCGATCTGCGGCGCACCGGGACCCGAGCACGTCGACCACGACCACCCGTTCGGTAACGTACGTGGCATCCTTTGCTTCAACTGCAACGGCGGCCTTGGACAGTTCAAGGACGACCGGGCAAACCTTCGCAAGGCGATCGACTACCTGGAGGAGACCTCGTGGCAGCGGGTATTGGTTCACCCGGGCGTCTACCGGCTAGTTTCACCACGCCGGGAACGTCGTCGTTCACCGAGTTCCTGA
- a CDS encoding ubiquitin-like protein Pup, translating to MATQDGGQSQSGRSRGEQEAESVAPEVNPEVAERVEKISEDVDDILDEIDAVLEENAEEFIRGYVQKGGQ from the coding sequence ATGGCCACGCAGGACGGTGGACAGTCACAGTCGGGTCGCTCGCGCGGCGAGCAGGAGGCCGAGTCGGTAGCGCCCGAGGTCAATCCCGAGGTGGCCGAGCGCGTCGAGAAGATCAGCGAGGACGTCGACGACATCCTCGACGAGATCGACGCCGTCCTCGAGGAGAACGCCGAGGAGTTTATCCGTGGTTACGTACAAAAAGGCGGACAATAG
- the dop gene encoding depupylase/deamidase Dop, which produces MSVRRIMGTEVEYGISVPGQPGANPMVTSSQVVNAYGARPELARGGRARWDYEEESPLRDARGFSYTGAAYDPAEALADEDLGLANVILTNGARLYVDHAHPEYSTPEVTNPLDIVRWDKAGEQVMAEGARRAATIPGSHQIHLYKNNTDNKGASYGAHENYLMKRQTAFADIVTYLTPFFVTRQIFCGAGRVGMGQDGSQAGFQISQRADFFEVEVGLETTLKRPIINTRDEPHADADKYRRLHVIIGDANLSEISTYLKVGTTALILSMIEDKALTTDLGIADPVAELRAVSHDPSLRHTMRLRDGRRLTALEMQWAFLERARAYTQARTGADTDAMTNDVLDRWESVLERLERDPMLLADELDWVAKLRLLEGYRERENLGWASSKLQLVDLQYSDVRPEKGLYHRLVARGAMKTLLDPEATRTAMTEPPEDTRAYFRGRCLGKYASEVVAASWDSVIFDVGREALVRVPMMEPERGTKKHVGALFDRCPSAKDLLELITAG; this is translated from the coding sequence ATGAGTGTTCGCCGGATCATGGGCACCGAGGTCGAATACGGCATCTCGGTGCCAGGTCAGCCCGGGGCCAACCCGATGGTGACCTCCTCCCAGGTCGTCAACGCCTACGGCGCCCGCCCCGAGCTCGCCCGCGGCGGCCGCGCCCGGTGGGACTACGAGGAGGAGTCGCCGCTGCGCGACGCCCGCGGCTTCAGCTACACCGGCGCCGCCTACGACCCCGCGGAGGCCCTGGCCGACGAGGACCTGGGGCTGGCCAACGTCATCCTCACCAACGGCGCCCGGCTGTACGTCGACCACGCGCACCCGGAATACTCCACCCCCGAGGTGACCAACCCGCTCGACATCGTCCGCTGGGACAAGGCCGGCGAGCAGGTCATGGCCGAGGGCGCGCGCCGCGCCGCGACCATCCCGGGCAGCCACCAGATCCACCTGTACAAGAACAACACCGACAACAAGGGCGCCTCCTACGGCGCCCACGAGAACTACCTGATGAAGCGGCAGACCGCGTTCGCCGACATCGTCACGTACCTCACCCCGTTCTTCGTGACCCGGCAGATCTTCTGCGGCGCGGGCCGCGTCGGCATGGGCCAGGACGGCAGCCAGGCCGGGTTCCAGATCAGCCAGCGCGCCGACTTCTTCGAGGTCGAGGTCGGGCTGGAGACCACGCTCAAGCGGCCCATCATCAACACCCGCGACGAGCCGCACGCCGACGCCGACAAGTACCGCCGCCTGCACGTGATCATCGGCGACGCGAACCTGTCCGAGATCTCCACGTACCTCAAGGTCGGCACCACCGCGCTCATCCTGTCGATGATCGAGGACAAGGCGCTCACCACCGACCTGGGCATCGCCGACCCCGTCGCCGAGCTGCGGGCCGTCAGCCACGACCCGAGCCTGCGCCACACCATGCGCCTGCGCGACGGCCGCCGCCTGACCGCGCTGGAGATGCAGTGGGCGTTCCTGGAGCGCGCCCGCGCCTACACGCAGGCCCGTACCGGCGCCGACACCGACGCGATGACCAACGACGTGCTCGACCGCTGGGAGAGCGTGCTGGAGCGGCTGGAGCGCGACCCGATGCTGCTCGCCGACGAGCTGGACTGGGTGGCCAAGCTGCGGCTGCTGGAGGGCTACCGCGAGCGGGAGAACCTCGGCTGGGCGTCGTCCAAGCTCCAGCTGGTGGATCTGCAGTACTCCGACGTGCGCCCCGAGAAGGGCCTCTACCACCGCCTGGTCGCCCGGGGCGCGATGAAGACGCTGCTGGACCCGGAGGCGACCCGGACGGCGATGACCGAGCCGCCGGAGGACACCCGCGCCTACTTCCGCGGCCGGTGCCTGGGCAAGTACGCGTCCGAAGTGGTCGCGGCGAGCTGGGACTCGGTCATCTTCGACGTGGGCCGCGAGGCCCTGGTGCGGGTGCCGATGATGGAGCCCGAACGGGGCACCAAGAAGCACGTCGGCGCACTGTTCGACCGTTGTCCCAGCGCCAAGGACCTGCTGGAATTGATCACCGCGGGGTGA